The Catenuloplanes niger genome includes a window with the following:
- a CDS encoding alpha-ketoglutarate-dependent dioxygenase AlkB family protein: MDLYVRYVPGALSDPDAVFGFLRTLEWDEGMRARQTASFGTPYDYSGRHHDPRPMPPELAAVAGTASVHAGHGFDNCLANRYETGANTMGFHRDSYAGPAPGSAVAIVSLGATRTLVFRGLDRQRRVEMPLAHGSLLLMTEETQRHWSHAVPRADGVGLRFSLTFRLSAS, from the coding sequence ATGGATCTTTATGTGCGGTACGTGCCCGGTGCGCTGTCCGACCCGGACGCCGTGTTCGGCTTCCTGCGGACGCTGGAGTGGGATGAGGGGATGCGGGCGCGGCAGACCGCCAGTTTCGGTACGCCGTACGACTATTCCGGCCGGCATCATGATCCTAGGCCGATGCCACCGGAGCTCGCAGCGGTGGCGGGGACGGCATCGGTCCACGCCGGACACGGTTTCGACAACTGTCTGGCCAACCGGTACGAGACCGGCGCGAACACGATGGGGTTCCACCGGGACTCGTACGCGGGGCCGGCCCCGGGCAGCGCGGTCGCGATCGTGTCCCTGGGCGCGACCCGCACGCTGGTCTTCCGCGGTCTCGACCGGCAGCGGCGGGTGGAGATGCCGCTCGCGCACGGCTCGCTGCTGCTGATGACGGAGGAGACCCAGCGGCACTGGTCGCACGCCGTGCCGCGGGCGGACGGTGTGGGACTGCGGTTCAGCCTGACGTTCCGGCTGTCCGCGTCGTGA
- a CDS encoding copper homeostasis protein CutC yields MSRPLLEVIALGPADARRAADGGADRIELVSDMDAAGLTPDPATVEAVRAAVDIPVRVMLRDRDGFAPRDLAALRGTAKAVRGAGATEFVLGFLTPAGGVDLPAVQELLDVLDGAPWTFHRAIDHAADRTAAWDVLRDLPGLDCVLTAGCPSGVTDGLPVLAAEAASGIPVLAGGGLRPPHLTPLREAGVTAFHTGGAVRPEGRWDRPVDPDLVASWRAALS; encoded by the coding sequence ATGTCGCGCCCGCTGCTGGAAGTCATCGCGCTCGGCCCCGCCGACGCCCGCCGTGCCGCCGACGGCGGCGCCGACCGGATCGAACTGGTCAGCGACATGGACGCGGCCGGCCTGACCCCCGACCCGGCCACCGTCGAGGCGGTCCGCGCGGCCGTCGACATCCCGGTCCGGGTGATGCTCCGCGACCGGGACGGCTTCGCGCCGCGCGACCTGGCCGCACTGCGCGGCACCGCCAAAGCGGTCCGCGGCGCCGGTGCGACCGAGTTCGTGCTCGGCTTCCTCACCCCCGCCGGCGGCGTCGACCTGCCGGCCGTGCAGGAACTGCTCGACGTGCTGGACGGCGCGCCGTGGACGTTCCACCGCGCCATCGACCACGCGGCCGACCGGACCGCGGCCTGGGACGTGCTGCGCGACCTGCCCGGCCTCGACTGTGTCCTGACCGCCGGCTGCCCGTCCGGCGTCACCGACGGCCTGCCCGTCCTCGCCGCCGAGGCCGCGTCCGGCATCCCGGTCCTGGCCGGCGGCGGCCTCCGCCCACCCCACCTGACGCCGCTGCGCGAGGCCGGCGTCACCGCGTTCCACACCGGCGGTGCGGTCCGCCCGGAGGGCCGCTGGGACCGGCCGGTCGACCCGGACCTGGTCGCGTCCTGGCGCGCGGCGCTCAGCTGA
- a CDS encoding SGNH/GDSL hydrolase family protein has product MTAVLAVTATVAAATPAQATGLTPGDYVALGDSFASGVGAPPYLESSGACLRSEDSYPRTWARIHSDFTLRDMTCSGATIADVRAGQMGALGARTTLVTITVGGNDDGFTNTVRTCLTGTDADCKAATDLAAHYARTTLADDLAALYTDIRARAPHARVLVLGYPRLVAEGTGSCGAVGLSAAKRQQVTHNADHLAAGIADAAGRAGVRFVEMRLPFLGHEACTTPMKNEWIHGVSADVTKHVQIFHPKRYGHAVVYAYMLSAEISKL; this is encoded by the coding sequence GTGACCGCCGTGCTGGCGGTCACCGCCACGGTGGCGGCCGCGACACCCGCTCAGGCGACGGGCCTGACTCCCGGTGACTACGTGGCGCTCGGCGACTCGTTCGCCTCCGGCGTCGGCGCGCCGCCGTACCTCGAGTCCAGCGGCGCGTGTCTGCGGAGCGAGGACAGCTACCCGCGTACCTGGGCGCGCATCCACTCCGATTTCACCCTCCGCGACATGACGTGCAGCGGCGCCACCATCGCCGATGTGCGCGCCGGCCAGATGGGCGCGCTCGGTGCGCGGACCACGCTCGTCACGATCACCGTGGGCGGCAACGACGACGGCTTCACCAACACCGTCCGCACGTGCCTGACCGGCACCGACGCGGACTGCAAGGCGGCCACCGACCTGGCCGCCCACTACGCACGCACCACGCTGGCCGACGACCTGGCCGCGCTCTACACCGACATCCGGGCGCGGGCGCCGCACGCGCGGGTCCTGGTGCTCGGGTACCCGCGGCTGGTGGCGGAGGGGACCGGCAGCTGCGGCGCGGTCGGCCTCAGCGCCGCGAAGCGGCAGCAGGTCACGCACAACGCCGATCACCTGGCCGCGGGCATCGCGGACGCGGCCGGCCGGGCCGGTGTGCGGTTCGTCGAGATGCGGCTGCCGTTCCTCGGTCACGAGGCGTGCACCACCCCGATGAAGAACGAGTGGATCCACGGCGTGAGCGCGGACGTCACCAAGCACGTCCAGATCTTCCACCCGAAGAGGTACGGCCACGCCGTGGTCTACGCGTACATGCTGTCCGCGGAGATCAGCAAGCTCTGA